CCAGAGTGCGCCGTCCGGGAAGTCGCGCACCATGTCCAGCACCGCTTGGACGGTGGGCGGACTCGCGGCCTGATAGCCCATCACCGTTTGAATCCAGTAGGGCGCCGCGATCAGTCCCTTTTCGATGAGGTGCCGGACCACCGACGCACCGCCCGAGTGATAGGTCTCCAGCTCCGGCTTGATGCCGCGCGATTGCATCGCGCGCGCAAACGTCTCCACCAGGCCGAAGGTGATTGCCCAACAATCATCGATCTCCGTTGCCGGGCGAGGCGAGCGCAGCGGTGCACGCCGCTCCTTGGTGCGCACGAGACTCATGTCGGGCGTGAGGTTGAGCGACGCCATCTCGGCGCCACTCTCGAGGCTCGCCAGCCGCTCCACGTCGGTCATCCCCACACTGCCACCAGTCGTGACATTGATGATGACGTCCGCGCAACGATCACGAATGAGGCGCACCAACGCTTGCCAGTGGTGCGCCGTGCGCGCTGGCTCGGGTGGCTCATCCGGATCGCGGGCGTGCACATGCACCATGGCCGCCCCTGCCCGGTACGCCGCATACACGGCGTCCGCGACCTCCTCGGCGGATTCCGGGATCGCCGGATTCACTTCCTTGCCTTGCACCCCACCGTTCACCGCACAGCAGATGATCACCGGGGGCAGGCCGCGCCGTACGCGCTCGAGATAGCTGCTGGTATCGGTGTACCGGAAGGCGGCGCCCTGCAGGGTGAGCAGATCGTGCGTCATGTGGCATCGGGGAGGAGGGGAATGGCGCCATCCCGTTCCGCTCCGAGGATGAGCGCCCGTCGCTGCTCTTCGTCCATCTCGGGTTGTGATCGGCGCACGCGGACCCAGAGCAGGGCACCGCCGAGGATCCACAGGGCAAGCAACAGCCATTCCACCGGCACGCGGCGCAGGAATCCCGACGGGGTGGCGAGAGACACCGCGATCAGACCGAGCGACGAGAGCAGCGCCACCCACGCGAGTGGCAGACCACCGGGCACGCGGAACGGTCGAGGCCGCGTCGGGTCGCGGTACCTGAGGACGAGCACGAGCCCGCAGACCACGGCACCGACGATGGCAAAGCAGGTACTCGCGACGTTGACGACCGGTGCAATCGCCTCCTTGCCAAGCAGCACCCCAACGGAGGCGATGGCGGATATGCTGAGAATCGCAAGCGCCGGTGTGCCGTGTCGCGCATGGACTCGCGCCAGCGATGCGGGCATCAACCCCGCGCGCGCGAGTGCGTAGAGCACCCGCGATGTGGCGATCAGGGTGCTGTTCCAGACGGTGATGTTGCCAAGCAGGGCGACGATGAGCACGAGACGGGTCAGCCCCCCCGATCCAAAGCGACGCTCGAACACCTGCGCGGCCGGCAACTCGAGCGCGAGCAGCTCGGCACGCGGCAGCAGACCGGCGCACGCGACGATCAGCAGCACATAGAACGCGGTGGCGGCAACGATCGACCAGATGAGCATCAGCCCCATCTTCCGTGGTGAGACGCGAGCGTCAGCTTCGGCGGCGACCTGCGAAACATTGGCGAACCCGGACAACCAGAAGGGCACGGCGACCAGCACGCCTCGCAGTCCAACCCACTCCGCCGCCGGCGGTCCGAACAGGGGCTCGAGCCGGACCGGCGAGAGCGCGCTGAGCCCGACCACAATGGCCAGACTGATCATGGCAACCTTCGCCAGCGTGAAGGCATCCTGCAGCTTTGCTGCGAATCGCAGACCGGCCACATTGAGCCAGGCCATCAACAGCATGCCACCGATTCCCAGGACCAGGTCACCCGCGCTGACCGGGTAGCCAGCCAGCGTATACAGCGGCTGTGAGCGGATGGCAGGGATCAGTGTCGCCGTGATCCAGGAGAGGCTCAGCGCCTCGAACACGAGCGTCACCACGTTCGCGAGCACGAGCAACCAGCCAACGGCAAAACAGGCGCCGGCGCCGCAAATGTCATAGGCGTACGCAATCTCACCACCACACGCCGGCAGGATGCCAAGGAGCTCGGCATAACAGCAGCCGACCAATACGGTGAGGGCGCCGCCGAGGACAAAGGCGACCACGGCGCCCACTGGTCCGGCCTGTCCCACCCATGCCCCGAGGCCAATCACCCAGCCGACGCCGACGATGCCGCCGAAGCCGAGGGCGAAGAGCTGGCCAGCGCCGAGCACGCGAGGCAGGCGATTCACAGGTCGCTTGTTGGGGGAGCCGATCGGTCGTAGGGTACCGGGCAAACGTTAGATGGCGATTTCGGGGGCCGCAACCCATTCTTTATAAACTTTTTTGTTTTTTCATGAATACTGTCCACCCGACATCCCTATCCTCAGTGGCGCTGACACTCGGACATCGGGCTTATCACGAGGTTCGCGCCTTGCTGATGCGGGGGGCCTTTGCCCCCGGCGAGGCCATTGCCGTGCGCGCCGTCAGCGAGCGGCTCGGCATCGGGGTCACGCCCGTGCGCGAGGCATTGCAGCGGCTGGCGGCTGAGCGCGTGCTGGAATCCGCCGCGAATCGGCGCGTGCGGGTGCCGAAGCCGGATCGCGCGGAACTCACGGCCCTGTATGAGACGCGCCTGATCCTCGAGTGTGAGGCGGCGGCGCTGGCGGCGCGACGGATTTCAACCAGCGAGCTGCGGATGGCCGCCGCCACGTTTCGCCGGGTGGTGAGCGCGGCCGATGCCGGCGACGCGCCGGCGTGTCTCGCGGAGAACATGACCTTTCACTTTCAGGTCTATGGCGCCAGCCA
Above is a genomic segment from Gemmatimonas sp. containing:
- a CDS encoding GntR family transcriptional regulator, yielding MALTLGHRAYHEVRALLMRGAFAPGEAIAVRAVSERLGIGVTPVREALQRLAAERVLESAANRRVRVPKPDRAELTALYETRLILECEAAALAARRISTSELRMAAATFRRVVSAADAGDAPACLAENMTFHFQVYGASQLPPLVRCIEQLWLQQGPLLLAATSAQPLTARSFFGSTRPAHMRLLAALRRHDVKAARRSVQEILYSGLDAVPNTEAMP
- a CDS encoding APC family permease, which encodes MLGAGQLFALGFGGIVGVGWVIGLGAWVGQAGPVGAVVAFVLGGALTVLVGCCYAELLGILPACGGEIAYAYDICGAGACFAVGWLLVLANVVTLVFEALSLSWITATLIPAIRSQPLYTLAGYPVSAGDLVLGIGGMLLMAWLNVAGLRFAAKLQDAFTLAKVAMISLAIVVGLSALSPVRLEPLFGPPAAEWVGLRGVLVAVPFWLSGFANVSQVAAEADARVSPRKMGLMLIWSIVAATAFYVLLIVACAGLLPRAELLALELPAAQVFERRFGSGGLTRLVLIVALLGNITVWNSTLIATSRVLYALARAGLMPASLARVHARHGTPALAILSISAIASVGVLLGKEAIAPVVNVASTCFAIVGAVVCGLVLVLRYRDPTRPRPFRVPGGLPLAWVALLSSLGLIAVSLATPSGFLRRVPVEWLLLALWILGGALLWVRVRRSQPEMDEEQRRALILGAERDGAIPLLPDAT
- a CDS encoding 3-keto-5-aminohexanoate cleavage protein: MTHDLLTLQGAAFRYTDTSSYLERVRRGLPPVIICCAVNGGVQGKEVNPAIPESAEEVADAVYAAYRAGAAMVHVHARDPDEPPEPARTAHHWQALVRLIRDRCADVIINVTTGGSVGMTDVERLASLESGAEMASLNLTPDMSLVRTKERRAPLRSPRPATEIDDCWAITFGLVETFARAMQSRGIKPELETYHSGGASVVRHLIEKGLIAAPYWIQTVMGYQAASPPTVQAVLDMVRDFPDGALWLCSGIGPHQLPMTTLALLLGGHVRVGLEDNVYYRRGELAESNAQLVARTVRQANELNRAVATPADARAMLGMTTSRTR